The genomic segment GCGATCGTCGGCCTCGGCGGACACATCTTCATGCGCAGGAACTCGCAGGACGCGGTACGGGAGTTCCGGCCGTACTTCGACGTCGCGCCGGTGTACGGCAACGGGCCGTCCCTGGAGGACTTCACCGACCAGACCCCGCTGACCGTCGGGTCCCCGCAGCAGGTGATCGAGAAGACGCTGGCGTTCCGGGAGTACGCCGGTGACTACCAGCGGCAGCTGTTCCTCGTCGACCACGCGGGGCTGCCCCTGAAGACCGTCCTGGAGCAGCTCGACATGCTCGGCGAGGAGGTCGTGCCGGTGCTGCGGGAGGAGTTCGCGAAGGGGCGGCCGGCGGACGTGCCGGACGCGCCGACGCACGGATCGCTGCTGGCGGCGGCGGAGAAGGAGAGGGTCGCGTGAATGCCGCGGGAGGGCGTCGCAGGAAGCTGGTCGTCGTCTCGGCGGGGCTGAGTGTGCCGTCGTCCACGCGGTTGCTGGGGGACCGGCTGGCCGCGGCGGTGGCCGGGCACGACACCTCGGTGGAGGTCCAGGTCGTCGAAGTGCGCGAGCTGGCCGTGGAGATCGCGCACCACCTCACCAACGGGTTCCCGGGCCGGAAGCTCGCCGCCGCGTCGGACGCGGTGGCCGGGGCCGACGGGCTCGTCGTGGTGACGCCGGTGTTCTCCGCCTCGTACAGCGGGTTGTTCAAGTCGTTCTTCGATGTGCTCGACCGTGACGCGCTGGCGGGGAAGCCGGTGTTGATCGCCGCCACCGGAGGGTCGGCCCGGCATTCGCTGGTGCTGGAGCACGCGATGCGGCCGTTGTTCGCGTATCTGCGGGCCGTGGTGGTGCCCACGGGTGTGTATGCCGCGTCCGAGGACTGGGGTGCGCAGGGGCTGGCCGGGCGGATCGAGCGGGCGGCGTCCGAGTTGGGCGGGTTGATGGCCGGGCTTTCGGGGAGCGGCGTCGCGTCGTCCGCCGAGCCGGAGGAGTTCGTCGTCGTTCCCTTCGCGGAGCGGTTGGCGGCGCTGAAGGGCTGAGAGCTGAAGGGCTGAGAAGCGCCGCCCGGAGCGCGGGGGCGGTCAGGCCGCGGGCTGTTTGTGGTTGCTCGCGCCCGCGCGGCGGAGCCGCACGGGTGACAGCCCCGCGCCCCTGAGGAAAGCCGGGGCCGCCCTCTTCCCGGCACGCACCCGGCGTCGCAGCCAGGCCCTCGCCCTCGTCGACTCCCGTTCCCAGGCGCGTCGGCGCCTGGTCTCGCGCAGGTCCGCGAACAGGTGCTCGTACCTGGCGACGATCGGGGCCGCGTCGTAGCGGTGGGCGCTCGCCAGGGCGGCTCGGCCCATGGCGCGGCGCAGGGACGGGTCGGCGGTGAGGTCGAGGATGGCGTCGGCGAGGGCGTGGGGGTCGTCGACGGGCACGAGACGGCCGTCGGTGCCGTCGGTGATGATCTCGGCGGGGCCCAGCGGGCAGTCCGTGCTGACGACCGGGACGCCGCAGCGCATGGCCTCGACGAGGGTCATGCCGAAGGACTCGGCCTCGGAGGCGCTGACGACGATCGAGGCGCGCGCGAACTCCTCCTCGATGGGGGTGTGCGGGCCCATCAGGGAAGCGCGGTCGGTGAGGTGGAGGTCCTGGATGAGGGTTTCCAGACGGCCCTGCTGCTTGCCGCCGCCGTAGATGCGCAGCTGCCAGTCGGGTTCCTTCGCGGCGACCTTCGCGAACGCCTCCAGGAGGAGGTCGAAGCGTTTGCCCCGGGCGAGGCGGCCGGCGGCCGCGATGACGGGGGCCGCGCAGTCCGACGGGGCGACCCCGGACTCCGGGACGATGTTGGGCACCGACATCACCCGTACGCCCGGCAGGTTCATCCGTGCGCGGTACACCGCCGCGTCCGCCGCCGTGGTCGTGACGACCGCGTCCAGGGTGCGGTAGCGGTGGGCGAGGACCCTGCGGAGCTGCTTGGTGTGGGCGTCGTGCCGCAGGTGCTCCTGGCCGATGCGCAGGGCGCGGCGGGGTGCGAAGCGGGAGACGTAGACGTTGAGGCCGGGGCGGGTGCCGATGACGACGTCCGCGCCGCAGCGGGCCAGATAGGCGCGGGCCCGGAGGTCGGTGAGACGGCTGTACTGGCGGTGCCGCTTGTCCTCCGCCGGGAAGTCCGTGGCGGGTTGCGCCTGGGCCGGATCGCGCAGGTCGGGGCTGTACGCGCGGATGTCCACCAGGGGGACGAGCGTGACCCTGGGGTCGACCGTGAAGCGCGGTGCGTCCAGATGGCGGGCCATCGAGGCGATCTCCACGTCGTGGTGGTCCGCGAGCGCCGACGCCAGGTTCAGCGTCGTACGGACGGTGCCGCCGATGGCGTACGCGTTGTGCAGCAGAAACACGATCTTCTTGCGGCGGCTCAAGGCCCTACCTTCCCGATGGCGTGAGCGATGCGGTGATGCAGTTGTACGAGGGTGGCGTAGTTGTCCGTTGATGCGGTTGGTCATGACGGTTTGGATGGTTCAGACCCTTTGTACTCCATCTGCTCGCTCTGCCCGGGTTCCCGTGCGGGCGGGTGTCACACGGACACGCTGCTCCGGAGTGGTAAGTCCGCCGCGCGGTCGGGGTGAGAGGCCGGTAAGAAGGGCGGCCCGGTGCTCCCGGCGAGGTGGTGGGCGCCCGTGACCTTGGCAGACTGGTGGGGTGCCCCAGAACGTGCTGCTCGCCGAGGACGACCGCGCCATCCGCCATGCCCTGGAACGCGCGCTGACCCTGGAGGGGTACGAGGTCACGGCGGTCGCCGACGGCGTCGAGGCGCTCGCCCAGGCGCACCGCACCCAGCCCGACGTGCTCGTGCTCGACGTGATGATGCCCGGCATAGACGGCCTCCAGGTCTGCCGGGTGCTGCGCGCGGAGGGCGACCGGACGCCGATCCTGATGCTCACCGCGCTCGTGGAGACCGCCGACCGGATCGCCGGCCTCGACGCCGGCGCGGACGACTACGTCGTCAAACCGTTCGACGTGGAAGAGGTGTTCGCGCGGCTGCGCGCACTGCTGCGGCGGACGGGCAACGCGGACGGCTTCGCGAAGCCGCTCCCGTCGCCGGCCGGCGCGCCTCCCGCCGCCGGGGCCGCGGCCCCGGACGCCGGCGGGCTGCTCACGGCCGCCGGGCTGCGGATGGACGTACAGGCGCGGCGGGCGTGGCGCGGGGCGCGGGAACTGGAGCTGACCCGGACCGAGTTCGACCTGCTCGAACTGCTCGTCCGCAACGCGGGGATCGTCCTCGACCACGCGACGATCTACGACCGCATCTGGGGCTACGACTTCGGGCCCGGCTCCAAGAACCTCGCCGTCTACGTCGGTTATCTGCGCCGCAAGCTCGACGAGCCCGGGGCGCCGGCGCTGATCCACACCGTGCGGGGTGTCGGGTACGCGCTGCGGGAAGACTGAGGGCGGCGCCGGTGCCGCCGCGTCTCGTCCGGGCGTTGTCCCGGCTGCTCTCCCGGCTGCGTCCGGTCCCCTCGCTGCGGGCGACGTTCACCGTGTCGTTCGTGGCGGTGGCGTGTGTGGTCACCGTCCTCGTCGGGATCCTCAGCTACAGCGCGGCGGCGCGGCTGGTGCGGGTCGACGAGCAGACCGTGTTCGTCGAGGTCGTGCGTGATCTGCGGGAACTGGTCGAGCAGGACCCGCTGGCGCCGGAGGACTTCGCGCCCAGCGACAGCGGCGGCCCGCGCGACGACCTGATCCGCTCCGGCCGTACGGACGTCCAGGTGCTCGGCCCGAAGGGGGAGATCCTCGACGAGGGCGCCCCCGGCCTGCCCGTCCGCGACGCCGACCGCCGTACCGCCGACGCGGCCCTGGCCGGGGTGATGGTCGAGCACGGCGAGGTCGAGGTCGGCGACGACCGCTACCGGGTCGTGACCGTCGCGCTCGGTGGCGGCCGGGGTGCCGTGCAGGTCGCGCAGGAGTTCAGCGACACGGAGGACCTGCTGCGGGAGCTGCAGCAGCGGACCCTGCTGTTCGTGTCCGGCATCGTCATCTCGGCCGGGTTGTTCGGGTGGTGGCTGGCGCGGCGGCAGACGCGGCGCCTGGTGCAGTTGGCGGGGGCGGCGGAGGACGTGGCCCGGACCGGGCATCTGGGCATCCAGGTGCCGGTCGCGGGCCGGGACGAGGTGGGCCGCCTGGGGCGTTCCTTCGACCGCATGCTGGTCCGCCTCGCCCAGTCGGAGGAGGACCAGCGGCGCCTGGTCCAGGACGCCGGGCACGAACTGCGCACCCCCCTCACGTCCCTCCGTACGAACATCTCGCTGCTCCGGCGCATCGACGAACTGCCGCCCCGGATACGCGAGGAACTCGTCGACGACCTCTCCCAGGAGGCCCTCGAACTGACCGACCTGGTCAACGAGTTGGTCGACCTCGCGGCCGGGCAGTCCAGCACCGAGCCGGTGCAGCGGGTGCAGTTGGCCGACCTCGCGGAGGACGTCGCGGGGACCGCCCGCCGGCGCACCGGGCGCGAGGTCGTCGTCCGCGTGGCCGGTGACACGACCGTCGAGGGGCGGGCCGGGGCCCTGCAGCGGGCCATCTCGAACCTGGTGGAGAACGCGGCCAAGTTCGACCGCGCGGGCTCCGGCGCGATCGTGGTCGTCGTCGCGCGGGGGTCGGCGGGGGCCCTCGGAGAGCTGGGCGAACTCGGGGAACTGGGGGACCTGGGCGACCTGGGCGACTTCGGCGAACCAGCCGGACCGGGCCGGCCCGGCGACGACTCCGACGTCGTCCGCGTCGAGGTCCTCGACCGGGGTCCCGGCGTCCCCGACTGCGACCTCGAACGCATCTTCGACCGCTTCTACCGCGCCCCGGACGCCCGCAGCCTGCCCGGGTCCGGGCTCGGCCTGTCGATCGTCCGGGCGGTGGCGGCCGCGCACGGCGGGGCGCCGTTCGCGTTCCGGCGGGAGGGCGGGGGGTTGGTGACGGGGTTCACCGTGCGGGGGGTCGAGGGGTGAAGGGCGGACGGGCGTGACTGTCCGCCCAGGGGCGGCCAGCTCGGTCGAGAGCCCTGTACTCGTCCGGCGGTCCGGCCGGTTCCGGGTGTTCCGCCCAGTGGGAGGGGCCGCGGATCGTCGGCATCGCCCAGTGCCACGCCCCGTCGTGGAAGGTGAGACCGCGGTACGGCTGGTCGCGCGGCGTCAGCGTGCGGGGCCCCTGTTCCACAGGTGTGATGGTTCGGGGCCTCTCCCGCGCCTCTGGCTGTACCTGTGCGGCCAGGTCGCGCGAGGGGGACCGGCCTCCCGGGCCCGGACGACGCACAGGAGGCGTGTCGCCGCTCCGGGGTCAGTACGCCGGGGGCCAGCTCGCCCAAGACCGTTCGGGGCACGCGGCTGAACCGGCCTTCCGTCATCGCGGTGCTCTGCCGGGGTGAGCCCCCCGGAGTGCGTCCGTCACGCGGCGGGCCGGGCCGCCCCCGCGCTCCAGCGGCCGAGTACCGGTTCGGTGAGGGTGCGGGCCGTCCAGCAGAGCGTCTGGCCGTGGCGTTCGAAGAGGTCGTCGCGGTCGTCGAAGTGGCCGAGGTCGGCGACGACCTGGGCGGAGAGGTCGCAGGCGGAGCCGGACGCGGTGCCGCAGGTGTCCCACCGGACGCCCGTACGGGCGATCGCGTCGAAGAGGGTCTCACCGCCTCTGTTGGCGAAGCCGCCACCGCCGGCGTCGGGGCCGTCGAAGAGTTCGCCGACCGGCACCCACGCGCCGCTGATCCTGAACTCCGGCCAGGCCAGCAGGACCTGCTCCGGCACGAACGGCTTCAGCCGCGGGAACCGTGGATACCAGAACGTCCCGTCCACGAGCAGCCCGCGCACCCGCGTCCGTACCCGGACGGCCCGGGCGACCGCCTCCAGCGCCGCCATCCGCTGACTGCACGAGCCGCGCCCCAGCCGCAGCGTCCGCGACACCCGTCGGCGGTCCTCCACCGAGTACACCGGCCGTACGTCCCGCGCGATGATCCGGTGCGCGGTCCGCAACGCGTCACGCGGCGTCGCCTCGCCCAGCACCCGGCGCGCGACCGCCCCGACCAGCGGGTCGTCGTGGTCCAGGATCACCGTGGCCCGCGTGGACCCGACCACGTCCGCCGGTTCCCGGGCCAGCGTCCCGGCCCGCTGGGCCTGCGCGTTGTACGACATGAGCAACCGACTGGTCATGACAGTTCTGTCCCCGTACCCGTCTCGTTCCCGCTCCCCCGGGGAGCGCCGCCCGTCCCCTGCGGGCACCCTCGGCCCATCATCACACGTCGTGCCGCCGGTTCGCGGGCCACTCGGGGGGAGGGCCGGGCCGCGGCTGCCGGGCCCCCGGCGACGCGCTTTCGTAGTACTTCCACCGACCCCATTGCGGCGGCGCGAACACGCCGACTACGGTCATTCCTGCGCTCACGGAGAGTGCTCGACTGGCTACTCACAAGCATCCCACCTCGCACTCAGCCCCGCCGCTCACAAACAGTCCGTCCGCAGTCGTCCGCATTCATCCGCAATCCACCCCTGTGTACCGCCAGTTGAAAGCGCACCCCGGGCCGTCGACACCCGAGGGGGAGCCACCGACGCGGTAGGGACCCGAGCAATCCCTTCTCGTCGCAACGGAGTTGATCAGCCATGACCGAAACTGCCCGTAGCCTCCCCGCCCCAATCCTCAGTGCCCCCTGGCTCTCGCCCGCGGCGACGACGTACACCCTGTTCTGCCCGTCCCTGGACACCTCCCCGCACATCGCCCGCGACTTCGTCACCAGTGTGCTGCGTGCCCTCGGTCTCGACGCCCTCGTCGACGCGGCCGCCCTGTGCACATCCGAACTGGTCACGAACGCCTGTGTGCACGCCAAAGGTGGAGGATCGGTTCTGTGGCTGGCGGTGGAGTCCTGGCGGGTCAGAGTGATCGTCTACGACGGTGACGAGAATCCGCCGGTCTTACGGGAGTTGACCCCGGGCGGGTGGGAGGAGGGCGGTCGCGGCCTCTACCTCGTGGACGCCCTCACCGAGGGGCACTGGGGAACCGCAGCCGCCCTCCCCAACGGCGGCGGCCTCGTCCATCCCGACGGCAAGGCGGTGTGGTTCGACCTGGCGGCACCGAACTAGTGCCCCACCCCTTCGCGCCGAGTGGTGACGCCCTTCACGCCGGATCTTCACGCCGGATACGCGTGGGTCTGCGCCGCCTTCACCGTCGCCCATACCGGGGTCCCCGTGTGCAGCCCCAGCTCGGCGGCGGCCACGGTCGTGAGGTCGGCGGTGAGGGAGAGTTCGCCCGTGAGGTCGGCACGGATCTGGTCGCCGTGCACCTCCAGGCCGGCCACCTCGCACCGCCAGAGGTTGCGGGCGCTGGAGCCGGTGGGCCGGTCGCGGTGGAGGGTGACGGCGCTCGGGGGGAAGGCGACGAAGACCGGGCCGGTGAGGTGGTCGGTGGTCGTGATCACCGCCGGGTCCGTGCCGGGGGCGTCCGTGCCGTGGGCGTCCGAGCCCGTCCCGCCCGAGCCGTGTACGTCCGAGCCCGCCCCGCCCGTGTCGCGTCCGCCCGTGCCGCGTCCGCCCGTGTCAGCGCTGCTCACGGCGGGCCCCGGGGGCCGTGTGCCGCTCGGGTCCTGCGCGTCCAGTCGTACGACGTGGCCCTCGGACCGCCCCCGGTACAGGTTCAGGCCGACCAGGTGGGCGATGTAGTCCGTGCGGGGGTGGCGGGCGATGTCGCCCGGGGTGCCCTCCTGGACCACTCGGCCGTGTTCGACCACGACGAGGCGGTCGGCCAGGACCATGGCGTCGAGGGGATCGTGGGTGACGAGTACGGCGACGGCATCGAACTCGGCGAGGTGGCGGCGGAGTTGGGCCCGTACGTCGAGGCGGGTACGGGCGTCCAGGGCGGCGAGGGGCTCGTCCAGGAGCAGCAGGCGGGGGCGGGTGGCGAGGGCGCGGGCGAGGGCGACGCGCTGGGCCTGGCCGCCGGAGAGGCGGCGCGGCTTGGTGCCGGCGTACTCGGCGAGGCCCATCCGGTCCAGCCACTCGGCGGCCTGTGCCCGGGCCGCCGCCTTGCCCAGGCCCTGGCAGCGGGGGCCGAACGCGATGTTGTCGAGGGCGGTGAGGTGCGGGAAGAGGAGGTAGTCCTGGAAGACGACGCCGACCGGGCGGGACTCCGGCGCCGTACGCTCCAACGCGGCGCCGTCCAGCCGTAGATGGCCGCCGGTGAGCGGGGTCAGGCCCGCCAGCGCGCGCAACGCGGTGGTCTTTCCGGCGCCGTTGGGGCCGAGCAGGGCCACCACGTCACCGGGGGCGGCCGTCAGGGAGACGTCCAGGCGGAAGTCACCACGCCGGACGACGAGGTGGGCGTCCAGACCTTCGGAGCGCCGGAAGCCTTCGGCGCCTTGAGAGCCGGCTGTCCCTTCGGTGCCGTCGGTCCCTTCGGCGAGAGGTGGCTCGGCGGCGATCGGTGCTTCACTCATGGGTCGCTTCCCTCCTCGTCACCGGCGTATCGCTCATGCGCCGCAGCCACCGGCTCACCCTTCGCTCACGCGCCACCGCCACCGCCACCGCCACCGCCTCGGCCTCGCTCACGACGCCGTCATCCACCGGTCCCGCAGACCCGCCAGTACCGCCACCGACACCGCGAGCAGGACCAGGCTGAGGGAGATCGCGGCGGCCGGGTCGCTCTGGAGGGCGAGGTAGACGGCCAGGGGCATGGTCTGGGTACGGCCGGGGAAGTTGCCGGCGAAGGTGATCGTCGCGCCGAACTCCCCCAGCGCCCGCGCCCAGGCGAGCACCGCGCCGGCGGCGATCCCGGGGGCGATCAGCGGCAGGGTCACCCGGCGGAACGCGGTGAACCGGGAGGCTCCCAGGGTGGCCGCGGCCTCCTCGTAGCGCGGGTCGGCGGCCCGGAGCGTGCCCTCGACGCTGATGACGAGGAACGGCATGGCCACGAACGCCTCCGCGATCACCACCCCGGTGGTGGTGAAGGGCAGGGTGAGCCCGAACCAGTCGTCCAGTAGCCGCCCGACGACCCCGTTGCGGCCGAGTGCCATCAGCAGGGCCACACCGCCGACCACCGGGGGCAGGACGAGGGGGAGGGTGACGAGGGCCCGTACGAGACCACGGCCCGGGAAGTCGACCCGGGCCAGCAGCCACGCCAACGGCACCCCGAGCACCAGGCTCACGGCCGTCGCCAGCGTCGCGCACACCAGCGACAGTCGCAGCGCCTCCCACACCTCCGCGCTGGTCAGCTGCTCCGGGAGGCTCGCCCACGGTGTCCGTACGAGCAGCGCGACCAGCGGCAGCACCAGGAACGCGAGGCCGAGCAGGGCGGGCAGGAGGAGAGGGACGGGGACGGAGCCGCGCAGGCGCCGTACCCGTGGCGGCCGTGCGGCTCCGCCTGTCACGGTCTTGCCGGGCAGGTTCCCGCCCGGCAAGGTCCCCCTGGTCCTGCCCCCGCCCGTCACGATGTCGGCCGTGTCGCCCTGGCCGGAGGACTGCGGGCTGCCGGGCGGCGGGCTGTCGGGCGGCGGGCTGTCGGGGGGCGGGCTGCCGGTAGGTCTGATCACGGCTTCAGGAACCCCGCCCCGGTCAGCACCTTCTGGCCTTCGGCGGACCGCACCAGTGCGATGAACGCCTTGGCGGCCTCGGCGTTCTGCGTGTCCTTGAGCTGGACGATCGGGTAGTCGTTGACGGCGTCGGCGGACTCGGGGAAGTCCACGCCCCGCACCTTGTCACCGGCGGCCCGTACATCCGTCCGGTAGACCACGGCGGCGTCGGCCTCCTTCAGCTCGACCTTCGTCAGCGAGGCCTTGACGTCCTGCTCGTAGGAGACAGGCGTGAGTGTCAATCTGGCGGCGTCCAGGGCCTTCTGGGCGGCGGCGCCACAGGGCACCTCCTTGTCGCACAGCACGACCTTGAGCCCGGACCTGGTGAGGTCCTTCAGGGAGGCGATCCTGTCGGGGTTGCCCGGCAGGGTCGCGATCTCCAGCCGGTTGCGGACGAAGGTGGCGGGTGTGCCGGAGGCGTCGCCCGCGTCCGTCACGATCGCCATGGTCCTGGGGCTGGCGGAGGCGAACACGTCCGCCGGGGCGCCGCCGGTGATGCTCGCGGCGAGGGAGTCGCTGCCGCCGAAGCTGAAGGTCACCTTCGTACCGGGGTGCTCGTCCTCGAACCGCTCGCCCAGCGTCGTGAAGCTCTCCTTCAGCGACGCGGCGGCGAACACGGTCACCGTGCCGGAGAGCCGCGCCGAGGAGCCGGAGCCGGACGCGGCCGCCGAGGAACCGGCGGTGTCGTCGGAGGAGGAGCAGGCGGTCAGGGTCACCAGCAGTGCGGTGGCACCCACGCCGGCGGCCAGACGCACGGAACGGCTCATCACGATCTCCCCTGCCCACTCCCTCGGAGCCCGCCTACCCGGCAGGCCGGACACCACGCCGACCATCCTGCCGCATGTGCCAGGGAAAAGTCTCCTGTCACATCGCATGAGCCAGGTCACCGAGGGGCGGGGGCGGGCATGTGCGTTCCCGTGAGAGGGGGTCGATCACGTCCGGTCGATGTGCACGTTCGTGGACTTCACCCGGGCCGTGGCCTCCATGCCGACCTCCAGGCCCAGTTCCTCCACGGCCTCCCGGGTGAGCAGGGAGACCAGGCGGTGCGGCCCCGCCTGGATCTCGACCTGGGCCGCCACGTCACCGAGTTTCACGGCGGTGACGATGCCGGCGAAGGCGTTGCGGGCCGACGTGTACGGGACGTCGGCCTCGTCGGTGGCACCCGAGGCCAGCTCCACGGAGAAGGCCGCGAGATCCTTCCCGTCGATGAGCCGGCGCCCGCTCTCGTCGCGCCGCGTCGCCACCCGGCCCGCGTCCGCCCATCGCCGTGCGGTGTCGGCACTCACCCCGAGCAGCCGCGCGGCCTGACCGATTGTGTAGGACTGCATGGACGCCAAGATATGCGTGTCGGCGGGGATGGGTGTCGGCACGGACGCGCGTCAGCGCGCCACGGCGCCGCCCGCGCCCGGTGCCGTACGCCGCTGCCCGCGCCCGGTGCCGTACGCCGCCCCGCCGCCCGAGCCCGGCCGACGGGTCGCCGGCCGAACCGGGCTCACCGCAGGGTGGCCAGGAACTTCCCCAGCCGGGCGATCCCCTCGCGCAGTTCGTCCGCCGAGGCCGCGTAGGAGAGGCGGACGTGGGTGTCGGCGGTGTGCGTGCCGAAGTCCCGGCCGGGTGTGAGGGCGACGTGCGCCTCCCGCAGGGCCCGCTCGCAGAACTGCCAGGACGTGAGGCCGGTGCCGCTGACGTCGAAGTAGACGTAGAAGGCCCCGTCCGGCGGCACCGGGACCGGCAGCCCGATCCGCGCCAGCCCGTCCAGGACGAGCGCGCGCCGCTCGCCGAACTCCACCCGGCGCGCCTCGCAGACCGCGAGGGACTCGGGGGTGAAGCAGGCGAGGGCGGCGTGCTGGGCGGGGGCGGAGGCGCAGAGGAAGTAGTTCTGGGCGAGGCGTTCCAGGGCCGGTACGAGGGGCTCGGGGACGACGCACCAGCCGAGCCGCCAGCCGGTCATGCCGAAGTACTTCGAGAAGCTGTTGATCACGACGGCACCCGGATCGAACGAGAGCGCGCTGCGCGGCGGCCGGCCCCGCTCGTCGTGGTCGCCGAGGTCGAGGTAGATCTCGTCGACGAGGCGCCACGCGTCGCGCTCGCGGGCGAGGTCGCAGAGGGCGGCGAGTTCGTCGGCCGGGACGGAGGTACCGGTGGGGTTGGACGGGGTGGCGACCATGAGCCCGCGCGTACGGTCCGTCCAGTGCGTTCGTACCGATGCCGCGTCCAGCTGGAACCGGCTCGCGGCGGTGGTGGGCACGAGGGTGACGTCGGCGCCGAAGCTCTCGACGATCTGCCGGTTGCAGGGATAGGAGGGGTCGCCGATGAGCACCTGGTCGCCGGGGTCGACGAGGGCGGCGGTGGCCAGCACGAGCGCGGCCGAGGCGCCGGCCGTGACGACGACCCGGCCCGGATCGACGTCGACACCGTGCCGGTCCCCGTAGAACCCGGCGATGGCCTCCCGCAGGGCCGGCAGTCCGAGCGCCGCGGTGTACGTCATCGGCCGCCCGTCCATGACCTCCCGCATCGCGTCCACGACGGCCGGGGGTGCGCCGAAGTCCGGCTCCCCGAGGCTGAGTTTGACGACGTCGTGGCCCTGGGCGGCCAGCGAGGCGGCCTGCTTGGCGAACTCCATGGCGTAGAAGGGGGCGACGGCCCGGGCGCGCCGCGAGATGCGCACTCCGCTCGCCCCGCCGACGTCGCTCGGGTCGCTCGCACTGCTCACGTCGTTCGCCTCGCCCGCGTTGCTCACATTGCTCATGCCGCTCATGCTGCGGCCCGGAGGCGGGTCGGGGCCAGCGGCGGCCGGGGTTCGGACACAGGGGGACCGGGGTCCGGACACGGGGGTCGGACACGGGGGTCGGCCGGGGGTCGGACAGGACGGAGGAAGGGGCGAGGCCCAGGACCGGCGGTGGTCCTGGGCCTCGCGGGCGCGCCCGGTGGCACGGGCGCGCGGGGGAAGGTCAGCGGCAGTCGGCTGTTCCGTGGGTCAGCCGACGTTCTTGAGGACGGCCCGGTAGCCGGTCTTGGCGCCGAGGACGCTCTGCGCCTTGTAGGCGGGCTTGCCGAAGGACTTCACCTGCGGAACGGCGGCCCAGGAGGTGCTGGCGCCG from the Streptomyces sp. NBC_00310 genome contains:
- a CDS encoding TOBE domain-containing protein, whose protein sequence is MQSYTIGQAARLLGVSADTARRWADAGRVATRRDESGRRLIDGKDLAAFSVELASGATDEADVPYTSARNAFAGIVTAVKLGDVAAQVEIQAGPHRLVSLLTREAVEELGLEVGMEATARVKSTNVHIDRT
- a CDS encoding pyridoxal phosphate-dependent aminotransferase — encoded protein: MRISRRARAVAPFYAMEFAKQAASLAAQGHDVVKLSLGEPDFGAPPAVVDAMREVMDGRPMTYTAALGLPALREAIAGFYGDRHGVDVDPGRVVVTAGASAALVLATAALVDPGDQVLIGDPSYPCNRQIVESFGADVTLVPTTAASRFQLDAASVRTHWTDRTRGLMVATPSNPTGTSVPADELAALCDLARERDAWRLVDEIYLDLGDHDERGRPPRSALSFDPGAVVINSFSKYFGMTGWRLGWCVVPEPLVPALERLAQNYFLCASAPAQHAALACFTPESLAVCEARRVEFGERRALVLDGLARIGLPVPVPPDGAFYVYFDVSGTGLTSWQFCERALREAHVALTPGRDFGTHTADTHVRLSYAASADELREGIARLGKFLATLR